TAGTCCCATAAAATGTTATATTCAAATTTTGTTTAGCTTTTTTATTAATTATTTCTTTCGTTGGTTTTATTGCTTTAATAAATTCATCAAATTCTTGATGAACTTTGTTTTTATCAATTGAATTTTCATTTTTTTCTTCTAAATTAATGTTTTTACCTACCTCATATACAATGTTTTTTTTCAATGATAAATTCTTAGAAAGTATTATTATAATATCGTTTAATTTATCTTTGCCACCTTTAGGTTTATAATCTATAAAATATGGATCAAAAATCCACATTTCAGTAAAACCATCAGCCGAAGATATTTGTTCAAAAATTTTAAAAGCTTTATCTTCTTCATTTTTCCCCAAAAATTCAAACAATCTATTATTATAATTTTTCTTTTTATATGCCAATTGTTCATTATATAAATAGCTTATTAATCTATCACTATCACTATTTTTCTTACCTACTTTTAATAATTGATTAAATACGGACTTTAAATTTACTTTTCTCTTTTGAGTTTTTAAATTCATCTCAATATCTTTGTTAATAATTCCCATATTAATATTTATATACTTTATGAAATGTAAATCATAATATGCATAAATCAATTTATTATCTTCTGAATATATTTCAATGTCTATTGAATCCCATAATTGATTTGGAATTATATTTTTAATACTGCCGCGATAAACCATTGTATTAACAATAATATTACCGAGCTTAAGTTTTATAATGAATAATATATTATTATATATATTTTGATTATAATCGATAAATATATTACCCTCATCGTTGGTAGTAAGATTTATATCAATTAAAGTACGATTAAATACAAATATATTGAATATTGAATAAGGATTATATTTTAATTTAAATCCGGACCATTCCTCTACAAAATCACTTACTTTTTTAAAAATATCTTTATCTTGAAATTCATTATATAATTCCTTATTATAGTTAATATATTCTTTATAATTGCAGCAGCAAGATGAATATGGATTTTTTTTGTTATTGCGACTTAAAAAACCTTCAATTATATCATCGCATTCAATATCTTCATTGATTAAATCATCAATATAATATTCTTTGAATTCAATATTGTGGGAATCTATAACAGTATTTTCACTTAAATTTCTATTTTTTCTATAATCATTAAATCCATCATGATAAAATCTAATAAATTCTTTACCATCAAAGTAAAAAACTTGTTTAATCATATTCTTTTCTCTCCATTTTTTTAATTACTTCGCGATATATAATTTTGCAGTCTAATAAATTAATCCCCTTTGGACCATACATTATATGATAAATCAACATTTATATCTTTCGTTACAGCAGCTTCTTCCTCTAATATATATTTTTCTTTATAATACTCAATCGTCTCTTTTAAACCCTGTTCAAGCTGATATTCCGGTTCCCAGCCAAGTACCTCCAAAGCTTTTTTATTATCAAGGTAGCTATGTACTATATCACCTTTTCTTGAATTAGTATAAATAGGTTTTAAATATGTACCCATTATTTCATTCATTATATCTACAAGTTCGTTTATCGTAATAGCTTTATTTGTACTTATATTTATTATCTCATTATCTCCTTTTTTAAGTGCTAGAAGATTAGCTTTTGCTACATCTTTTACAAAAATAAAATCCCTTGTTTGTTCACCATCTCCAAATATGACAGGTCTTTCGCCTTTTAACATCTTATCTATAAATATAGAGATTACTCCACCTTCACCTTTAGGATCCTGTCTAATCCCATAAACATTGGCATATCGTAATACTGTATACTTTAATCCGTATAATTCATTATAAACTTCAAAATAATGCTCAGGTGTATGTTTTGATATACCATAGTATGATATAGGATATACTCTATGTTTTTCATCAACCCCTAGATACTCTGGGTTACCGTATACTGCTGCTGAAGAAGCATAGATAATCTTTTTTACACCATATTTTCTGCAGCATTCTAGCAAATTAATCGTTCCAAGAATATTTACTTTTGCATCAAATACAGGGTCTTTTATAGATTTTTGTATGTCTATTTGCGCCGCGTGATGTATTACAACGTCAATTTTCTCATTTTCAAATACTTTGTATAAATTACTGTCTGTAATGTCTACATTATAAAATCTAGCTCTTTTATTTATGTTCTCTTTCTTACCAGTGGACATATTATCAACAACAACGACGTCATATCCATTATCTATAAGAAAATCTACGATATTTGATCCTATGAAGCCTGCTCCACCTGTGACTAATATGTTCATTAAAATTCCCCCTAATGGTCTAGCTATGTTACTCCAAAAAGGTCTAACTTTACTTTGTCATCAACATCTGTAGAACACTTTCCTATAACTTGTGCTAACTCTGTATACCTGCTTTAACATTATGCCTGTATCTATAAGACTGATATTGCTCTTCAAACTGTCTTACAATATTTTCATTAACTTACCTTAATAAATTGTCTATTCTCTTCTTCCAAGTTTCTACTCTATGAATTATTCTATCTTTTTGTAGCTCATTTGTTAATATATCTTTTTTAGTTAACATAGAAATATCCTTCCAATTTTTATCAAATACATAAGTAGCATTATCTGTATAAACACTTTCAAACAAATATATATTTTTTTCAGTAAATTCAAAAACTATATATCCAGAAAAACCAGCTCTGCCAATAGCAATGTAATCGGGATTAAAAGAATGTATAAATTTTATTCTATCTTCAATAACCGATTGATTACCTTTTTTTGCTTTCTGGATAAATGGTTTTATTTTTAGATATCTTACCTCCCATGGATAATCTCCTTGAGGTAGTATTTCCCAGTTTAATCTTTCAGTTTTACTTATATTTATATCACTCAAATCGTCATGTAATATTGTACATTCATTAAAAATTTCAAGAAATAAATTTATAACATGAATTAAAATTTCAGACGAATTAACAGTATCACATTTAATGATTGGTGATAATATCAAACTATCTCCTTTTGAATTTGTGCCAATTGATAACTCAATTGAATATGGTGGTATGAAATCTCGAGGATATCTTTTATAAGATACATCTATAAAATCCATCATATCTTCAGTTTTTCCACGGCCACACCATTGTTTCCAATGCCATTCAATTGTTCGATATTTTGTTTCCATCTTTTTATCTTTATGTATGATATAATATCCCTCTGCATTTTTTCTTGTAACAGGTCCAATTACTGATGTTAATACCGTTTCACCATTTTTGAGGTCAATTGAAAATCCTATTTCATAAGCTTTCTTGACATTATAATTATCTAGCGTGACGCCTATTCTTATATTTTCCCCATTTAAGTAATTTAGAAAGTCTATTTTTCTAATTCTTTTCTTTTTAATTATCAATTTTATCCCCCACATATACCTATTTAATATAAAACTTATATCTTAAATAAACATATTGATAGATTTCTATATACTTCTTATCTCATAAAACACGAGATATTTATTGCCAAAAGGTATATTTTCATTGTTTGTATTATAAGCAAAGCTCCATTCTAATAATACCGATTTTCCTTCCACTAGCAAATCTCTATATTTAAATTTTATTAAATCAATATGCTTCATAATTTGTAATATCTCTTCATTAGTTAAAAATTCTTTATTCTTATAATAATATTTATCCTCATTACTAATTATTATTGTTTCATCTACTTTGCCATACGTAACAAGATTCCATAAATCTCCTTGTACTGCCTCAATTATTATTCTTGAATTGCTAATCTCTAATGTCCCGCTTTTTTCCGCTATAAAAAAAGGATAATAAAAAATCATACCTTTATCCTTATAAGTATTATATAATTCCCGTCCTTTTTTCAATGCTTCCCT
This portion of the Thermoanaerobacterium sp. RBIITD genome encodes:
- a CDS encoding SDR family oxidoreductase; protein product: MNILVTGGAGFIGSNIVDFLIDNGYDVVVVDNMSTGKKENINKRARFYNVDITDSNLYKVFENEKIDVVIHHAAQIDIQKSIKDPVFDAKVNILGTINLLECCRKYGVKKIIYASSAAVYGNPEYLGVDEKHRVYPISYYGISKHTPEHYFEVYNELYGLKYTVLRYANVYGIRQDPKGEGGVISIFIDKMLKGERPVIFGDGEQTRDFIFVKDVAKANLLALKKGDNEIINISTNKAITINELVDIMNEIMGTYLKPIYTNSRKGDIVHSYLDNKKALEVLGWEPEYQLEQGLKETIEYYKEKYILEEEAAVTKDINVDLSYNVWSKGD
- a CDS encoding VPA1262 family N-terminal domain-containing protein; translation: MIKQVFYFDGKEFIRFYHDGFNDYRKNRNLSENTVIDSHNIEFKEYYIDDLINEDIECDDIIEGFLSRNNKKNPYSSCCCNYKEYINYNKELYNEFQDKDIFKKVSDFVEEWSGFKLKYNPYSIFNIFVFNRTLIDINLTTNDEGNIFIDYNQNIYNNILFIIKLKLGNIIVNTMVYRGSIKNIIPNQLWDSIDIEIYSEDNKLIYAYYDLHFIKYININMGIINKDIEMNLKTQKRKVNLKSVFNQLLKVGKKNSDSDRLISYLYNEQLAYKKKNYNNRLFEFLGKNEEDKAFKIFEQISSADGFTEMWIFDPYFIDYKPKGGKDKLNDIIIILSKNLSLKKNIVYEVGKNINLEEKNENSIDKNKVHQEFDEFIKAIKPTKEIINKKAKQNLNITFYGTKEHFHDRFIFLTNDDFIKGYMLGTSLNSFGDNYSTIIELDLDNAKIVFNKLKNNVVNKDNIMVKEDF